CAACTTGGAACCTGTCTTAAAAAGGATTCGGAATGTGGCCTAATTGTTGAGCACCTTATGATTCagtacccacacacacacacacaaaaaaaaaaaacagcagtgaaaatttagtacatttttattatggaataatAGAGCCAAAAACCAAGTagcataataaaatgaaagcccTGATACCTATCTTTCTCAAGGCCCATTTttcaggggtactggggattgaagccagggcattTGCCcagagctccatccccagcccttattttgagaCGGTCTTCCTGAGTTGTCAAgactcaaatttgaggccatatGCACACATGAACCCCATTAGACATTTATAAGAAACATTTCTTGAGgttctggagatcaaactcacGGCCTCATGCCTGCAGGGCGCACTCTAACTGAGCCTCACCCCAAGCCCAAGAAAGCTAATGTGATGTGCATGTCAATAATCCCCTGCCTTCCGAATTGCCACTGGGTTTCCGGCAATAAAATCCGTATGTTTGAGGTGAAGAACACAATCATAAGAATAAATCTGGATGTCGTGGACAGGCCTGATGTCCTTCACCAGCTGCATCAACTCCTTCCGAACCTGGTCAAATTTCATGTGGTTGATCTCAGTCCAGAAACCCCAGAGGATTTCATCAAAgctctccagaggggcagggtaCTTTGCTTGTTCCAGTGGCAGGCTGCCGGTGTGGCTCAGCAGGTTCTTAAGAGCAGTCAGGGGGATTTGGTTCCCACAGAAACTGAAGGTTTTGAGCTGGGAACAGTGACCCAGGGCTGGTGAGATGGCATTTAGCTGGGACTCTGTTATCTCACAAAACTCTAAGACCAGGGTCTCAAGGGTGGGTGCCACCTTCTCCAGCAGGACCCGGAGGGGCTCAGGACTCATATCTTTCATGGAAAAAGAGCTGAGATCCAGATACTTCAGTTGATCAGTGCTCGGACACATGGACAGATGCTTTAAATCCTTCTCCTTGAGCGGACAACCTCTCAGCGAGAGTGTTTTCAAGGGGGTCTGACTCCTGGAGAGAAGGCAAAGAGTTACTTCTGGTGAATGAAGGCACCAAGTGGATATAGTGGGAAATGGTAGAAGAGAACTGGTTAATCTCAAACCCAAGGTCGCCCTGTCCTTCTGATGATGGTGGACCCCCAGGACACTGTGGGTTGCAGGATCTGCTCCTAAACATCACCCAATTTCAGGGTGAGCCTTTCACCACCACTTGAGTGACCAGGTGAGTCCATCATCTCTAAGGCTCCGCCCCTCACTGCCAAGGCCAAGGCCACAGCTCTGGCAACAGGAGGTCAGGGGGAGTCATGTATGAAGAACAAATCCAGGCAAGATGAAGAAAACCAACCGGGGTTATCCACCTGTGAAGCTCACACCCTGTGCCCTGcatccctcctcctcaccctcaaCTCCAGAATCAccacctgaggctcagagcagcctTCCCAAAGAGGGCCTTGGGGGCGGCTCCTCTGCTCCCTGCTGGAGAGCACAGAGCTTCAATGTTGCAAGGTGCAGGTATGGGGGCTTCCCTCCTCCAAAGCCCTCTCCTCTACCCCATCTCCCACCTCCTTCGCTGGACAGGCCTCCCAGGGAAGGAACCTCACCCACCCTCACTAGCTCCTTTCCCCCCCAGCTGGCttcccagcatggtggcactTCCCAGAACATGCACCACGGTTTAGCCCTCTGCTTCTCTGTGGGTGGTGATGAGACCCTCCTTTAGGACTGAGCATGGGACCAGACCCGGAGGTCACTCGGTCACTCTCCAGCATCTCCTTCCCTGATATGGCCAGTGGCCGGGGCACAAGCCCTTTTAATGCTCGGTAAGCAAAAATGGCTTTTGCGGCAATGCGCACCCCTCGTGCTTACAGGAGGATTTTGTGCAGCGCTCCGTAGAGGAAGAAGACGTTGGTCACATAGAGCTCACGGAGTTTTTTCACCTTCCGCAGTTGAAGGCTGAATCTATGGGAAAACCACCTGTTTACCGAGCGGCTGGTGAAGACCTGCGGGCTCAAGTCGGAAAGATGGAGGACGCGAATGTTCCTCATCTTGATcaggcaaaaacaaaaatgttccatTATTTCTCGAGTCCAGTGCTGAGCATTCACCTCCAGTTCCTGCACGTAGTACAATGGCAGAGTCCTCAGGAATTTAGAGAGTTTGAAGTAGAAACCCCCGATCTGCAGCTTCTCGCAGTATATACGGACCACCCCGTTTCTCTTCTCCACCCACTCCCTGAGGCTGCCAAGGAATCTTTGGAAGACTTTGTCCAGATCGAAATCTATGAAGATCTTCAAGTGTGGCTTTGCTGCTCTTTGGCtacatttctctctttcctttggaGACATGGCCTCTTGTGAGCAGGTACCCAGTGGGGCTCTGGACCACTCATTGTGGCTGTCCTGATTCACTTCCCGAAAATCTATTGCTTTCAGTTTCCATTTCCTATGGAGAAAATGGGAAGGAGGTTCGAAAAATAGACAAAGACTTGCCCGACTTCCAACCTGTGCGTTAGACCCCAGTGAACCCCTTGTTCTGGGTGgctcctcctctgctctcctaTGTTTCTCCATGCCCTTTCCCCTTGAATCCAGCCAGGGACCCTCCCTGTGGAGGGGGCAGAGCAGCCTCCTCCCTGGCATCACCTGGTCCACACTTCACCCTGTCCTGCTTCCCTCAGCTGTCTCTTCCTGGGCCCCCCTCACCTGGGGTAAATGTTCTGGGAAATCAGCAAGTCTAGCCCATTCAGTAGGGTTTTTAAGGCCTTCACATCTCTTGTCTTCAGCAGGTACTCCACAGGCAGACAGGGCAAGGGGCAGGACAGCACCATTTTCTTTACCATCTCCATGTGACCCCCCCATTATAGCCTCCTTGTACAACTGCAGGGTGAGCACCCTGGGCAGGTACTCCAGATTGGGGATGGGCAAGGCCTCATTGCACAGTACGTTCTGTATCACCAGGTCCTGGAGTGTGGGTATGGTCCTGATGCTCATCCTGTTGAGTCTGCAGGGAACAGAGGCACCCTTTCAGGCCAAGCCTGAAAAACCCCTCCTTAACCAGTTGAGGTCCAAATCCTGGTAAGCCACAGTGCtgtggtggtggggatcaaaTCCCCAGTATCCAGTTTCCACCTCTGGTCCTCCCAACTCTAATCCCACTGGTTATTAAGCAGTCTGAAGGCTCACCAGTCCCATTATGGACAGGTGACTCATCCTCACTTTTGAGATCCTGGGGAGTGAACCAAGGGCtgaatgcatgccaggcaagtgccttaccactgatcccaaacctaaacctcacgTAGGACCCCCTTAAAGAGAATAGAAATGACACAGGGCCAATGCCCAGCCTggtgacacaagcctgtaattccagcaacttgggacactgaggaggactacaagttcaagtccagcctcagcaacttaacaagatccacGGCCCTCATGAGAGaccaaatcagaataaaaaattaaaagggctggaatgtggctaagtggtaaaggaccctgagttcaatccccattaccaaaaataattttttaaaaaatgggaacctcaagttcaagggcagactGGGAAACTGAGCAAAACCTTGTCCAAAGCtcaagatgtggttcagtggtatcaagcttgctgagcatgtgaggccctgggttcaattccctgtaccacacatacacacacaataccaTATATATATGTGGACATGTACAGATGTAAATCTAGATATAGGTATACCTTAGGGCTGTGCTGagggtggtagctcagtgatataggaGGTTACTGAGCCCACATATAGCCTTGGGTTAGATACCCATTggaccacaaaaatgaaaatcagaacttTTTGTTGCTGAACttagaggaagtttatttggggttcctggtttcagaggttcattccatggacagccagctccattgctcaaGAGGCAGAAGAACATGACCAAACAGAGCCTCAGAAAAGCTGATCCGTAAAGGGCAGCCTGAAGTAGTGGGCATGGTGCCAAGAAACTTTAACAGGGGTTCATGGGATGCTTtcactatatcccttgtggctatttcctccagccacacctcagcTGCCTAGAGTTTATCACCCAGGATGTAGTCCTATCAAATCCGTTAAATAGATGAATGTACTAATTATGGATCTTATAACCCAATCCTCTCACCCCTTACATTAACACTTGAACCTTTGGGAGAATACATCCTATCCAAACCGTGACACCAAAATCCAGTAATAAAACActgatataaaaatgtatacatcaCATATATGAGCacatattcctttgttttgtggtgatggggtttgaacccaggtcctcgtaCTAGGCAAGTCCTCTAACACTGAGCACACCCTCACCCTGTTTTaagctctaaatataaaataacttgtAAAATCACAATACCAAAAATTCCATTAACTGTCATTTAGAAGAGTATAGACTACATATGCAAATTGtcaagaaaatcaaaatcaaatagaTAGGTCTCGCTTAAAAATTTTGGactgggccaggtgcagtggcacatgcctgtaatcccagcagcttgggaggctaagacaggaggatcttgaaagtcagcctcaacaatggtgaggcactaagcaactcagtgagactctgtctaaacaacttagtgagaccctgtctctaaataaaatacaaaaatagggctggggatgtggctcaaatggttgagtgcccctgagttcaatccctggtgcccaaaaaagaaaaaaaaaattgttgggtgcagtggtgcatgctggtaatcccagcaatttaggaggctgaggcaggagcatcaaaagtttaaggccagccttagcaatttagggagattctaggcaacttactgaggccctgtgtcaaaaaaaaaaaaaacatgtaaaaggtgctggagatatagctcatttgttaagcagccctgagttcaatccccagtccaaaaaatgTCAAGTTGCAGGTCAGCCACAGAACCTTAGCAAGACGTTGACCAACTTAGGTAGACcccgatttaaaaaaaaaaaaaaaacaaaaacaaaaaaaaaaacaaaacaggtctgtggagatgaggctcagtggtaaagcatccttgggttcaatccctaaagaAGCAGCAGAGGCAGCAGTGGCAACCTGGGCTGCAGTCACCAGGGCAGACTGGCTGTGGGTAGACAGGGTGGCACATCCTTAGGGAGGGCTGTCACTTACCCTATCTGCACTTCTGGATGGAATGATATGGCTCTCCAAGTGTCAACAGATTCAGGCAGTGACTCTTGGTCCAGGATTCTCTGGAACCTTCTCTGGCTGGTCTGAAGCTTTTATTCCTCCTCTCCAAACCCCTCCCTTCTAATTGGAAGCTCATATCTGACTAGATTATTGAATCTCATCCAATTAAACCTGGTTGGATTTTCAGCATATTCATTGGTTTTAGCAGATCtccaggcaggaaggggaagggattcTGGGTGGGGTGCAGATCCTCTCATGGATTTCTTTCACAGAGTTTCATTCACAGGGTCACCCTCAGTTCTGAGCATGAGACACCAATGGACTTAATCTGATATTGGACAGAGAGAAACACCTGAAAGCTCTTTGTTCAGAGTTTCATGGCCACACTAACATTGTGAACATGTTCTAGAGTTAAAATCTCTTATGTGTGATGGCTCACTTCTTTAATCCCATCTACTCTGCCAGCAGCCCCAGAGGCTGAAAGAGGTCAATCCCTAAAGGGAGGAGCTCCAGGCTAGCCTGGTCAGCAGGgtgagaacccatctcaaaaacaaaaacaaaaatgctttatGAAACCGGGCGTGGCatcacacacctctaatcccagtagctccggaggctgaggcaggaggattgcaagttcaaggctgacctcagcaatttagcaaggccctgagaaactcaacaagaccctgtatcaaaataaaatacaaaaagtggcTCAGTAGAAAAGAATTTGGAAAAGAGTTGCTAGAGACACAACAGAGACTCCTAAAACCTCTCGCTACCCTTGAGGACAAGAAGGGAGAATCAGTCTTTTGTTCCTGTACAAGGTAAAGGATGTTTCAGGGGGATGGGCTCAGCAAACTAGCTTGAGAATATTTTCACCAAATATGAGCTGGGACTTGAGACCACAGAGAAGATTTGACTACCAGCCCTGGGAAGGCCACTTTTCCATATCTGAAGCCACTGAAGGTGGAAGCTGTGGGTACCTCTCAGGATGTTGGGGAGCAAGAAATGTAGGTCAAATTGTGGGTCCCTCCCATCATGGCAGCCACCACCTGGAGCCTTTCACTGTCACAGTTCTTCCTACAGAGGCATTTCCCAGGCAATGCTGAGCCCCACACAGTGCCAGGGTCCTTTATCCTAGAAAAGCAAAGTCTAAGGaacaatgacattttaaagaGTGTTAGATAATAGTGaggcatggtggtacaggtcTGTAGTCCAAGAAACTGGGGAGGCTGACGCTGGGGGATTGAAAGTTTGAGCCTGCCTCAGCACTTGAATTTAATAAGACCATCAGCAGCATATCAAgtccctgtttaaaaataaaaaggactggggaagccaggcacagtggtgcacacctatgatttcagcggctcaggtggctgagacaggagtatcttgagttcaaagccagcctcagcaatggtgaggcacttagcaatcACTGGAACcatatctctaaataagatacaaaaatagggctggggatgtggctaagtcgttgagtgcccctgatttcaatccatGGAACCCccgccaaaaagaaagaaaaaaaaaaaaaaaaaaaggactggggatgaagttcagtggtcaagggcccctggtTTAAATTCTTGGTATAAATAAAAGCATGTCAGATAAGAGTTATATGATGTGTTACATGATAATAGTTATATGGCTATTTTGGACTATTTTATGCTCTAGGCTCTAACAGACTAGACTGAAAATCAAAATGCAGTAACCCATATTAACACTCAAATAGAAATTAAGTTGATATATGACCTTTgtaaaaatcagaagagaaagaagacaaaaccTGAATTCCCAAACAGGCCTGTGTCAATGGCACAAAAGTTTTAATCATTATGTCTTTTTGTGCAATCAAAAATTCAACAATAGTAGcctggcatagtggcacatgtgtgtaatcctagcagcttaggtggctgaggcaagaggatagaaagttcaaagccagcctcagccatttagagaggccctaagcaactcagtgagaccctgccttaaaaaaaaaaaaaaaaaaaaaaatcaaaagggctggggatgtggctcagtgattaagtgcccctgagttcaattcccagtacaaaaaaaaaaaaaaaaaaatcaataacagggATAGGGAAGAAGCTCAGTGGAACAGTGTTTGCCTAGTGCATGTAAaaccttgggctcaatccctggtacaaaaaaaaaaaaaaaaaaaaaaaaaaaaaaaaaaattctagcaaaaataccatctttttttttttttttttttttccttaatgtatcctggggattgaacccaggggtgctttaccaatgagccatgttcccagttctttttctttttttattttgagacatggtctcagaacattgcttagggtcttgctaaatttctggggctggccttgaacctatgattctcctgcctcagtcccctaagaagctgggattataggtgtgtgataCCATGCCCGGCTTTGTCTCATAAGTTTTGACAAAAATCATGAAGTATTTTGtgctgtgggtatagctcagtgatagagcatgtgctTTGCAAGTGTGCtgtcctggttttgatccccCGTACCTCCCCCAAAGCCACATAACTTTATGATATATTCTGTGATAGAATTCTGTGGATTGTGAGGGCTACTCTTAAAAACTGATGACCACTCCTGTGTTGCCCAAACTCAGAGAGCAGCAGCCCTCTGGTCCTCCACACTCATTTTGGAAACACAGCTTCCTGGGATCATTTAGTTTCCTACTTCATTAGTGTACagatttccttcctccctccctccctcccttccttccttccttccttccttccttccttccttccttccttccttccttcctttttttgttcctttcattcttttttttgttgttgtttgtttttatttttcgtactagggattgaatccaccTATTGCAGGGCAGAAACTGAAGAATATGGATAAAtaaagcagtgtgtgtgtgtgtgtgtgtgtgtgtgtgtgtgtgtgtgtgtgttttattagagtttaatccagggatgctctaccattgagctacattcatagcccttttattattttttattttgaaacagagtctaacttgcccaggctggcctcaaacctgctatcctcctgcctaagcctcccaactcactaggattataggtatgtgccacagtgcctgacCAACAAACTACTCTTTTTACCATATCTACCTCACtcagaaatatttaatgtttattataacTAGATTAACTTGTTTCATGAAGCCCTATCAGATGGAAGAAAACTAAGTCCAGTATTTAAATTGTTTCACTTGATTCTAGATGTAAagatacttaaaattaaaaagaatttctgaaaattCAGTCTGTTTagaatcacacacaaaaaaatggagCACATGCGTATGgacacatttaaatatttcaattattattaagtttaatttgttttgagataggggcCTCACAATGTTGCTCATGCTGGCAGTATTCTTGGAATCCTTCTGCTTAGCCATGGGGGAGCAGTTGGAATTATAGGACTGGGCTACCATGCCTGACTTCAGTTTAATGTTataccccttccttccttccttccttccttcgttccttccttccttccttccttcctttcattcttttttgttgtttgtttgttttgtttttatttttggtactggggattgaatccacaggtgctgtaccactgagatacatccccagccctttgtttgtttgtttgtttgttttttgtttgtttgttttcttttgagacagggttttcctaaattgctgactttgaatttgcaattctcctgcctcagtctcccaatttgctgggattagagatgtgcaccactgcatgtGTCTCTATTTGAAAATATGGGAAGGACACAAAGTAGCcacattaattatataattataaagagtgcaacaggggttcacttgatgctttgactatatatAGCCCATGGGGCatggaaatatatacatatatttctttttccctaaacttctccctgatcttcttcttcctgatctctcctccttaatctccttttctctgaatcacctctatccCCTACCCCTTTCCTGTGAATAGGTGAAATCACAGCAAtacaccttctttttcttttttctcaagacCTTGTCTTTGTTATTAGATTGGTGTCCAGGACGAGGACTGTGACAGGGGgatatcaagtttgaggccagcctgggcaatgtagggagaccctgtctcacaacaacaattttgtttttaaagcctgGGGATAGagagctcaatggtggagcactcctggattgaatccccagcactgtaactAAATAAACAGAAAGTAATAAAACACAATTAGAAAACCTCCATTGCTTTAAGAAAAGCAGAAGTATGAAAACCCTTACACCTTTAATTCCCTTTAACTACAGGAAAAAGAGGTGTCTAGGGCATGGGAGTATGAGACTTCatctttaatgtttaaaaaagtgACTTGAAGTAGTCTGGGATTAACCAatctgtgatttttctcttgctcCACTTCTCCGGCCCCTCCTTACAGGGAAAATAACTTTGAAACTCTCAGTCTACTTCAAGCTTTCCTCTTGCTGCCTTTGGGGGTTTTTGTGGTACTGTTTTTgtggaacctaggggtgctctacctctgagctatatccccaaccctttttaattttatttgagaaaagttctcactaagttgcccaggctggcattgagtgtgcgatcatcctgcctcagtctccgaaGTGGCCGGGACTACAGGGAGGTGTGCACCATCAGGTCCAGTTATTTTGCAGTGAGCAACTCCTCTACCATACAGCTACATACCCACCCAATATgcgtattttcttttattctaattaacactcttttcttatttcaaaaaagaaacattcCTAAAGCCATAATGTTGAATATTAAAATCTAATGCATTTACAAGATGAAAGTTTATTCGACTAAAATCAATCCATGAACTGAGGAACTCCatattgaaagatattttctggccaggtgcaatggcacacactcataatcccagcaactggggaagttgagcaggaggatcacagactgggcaatttagcaaagccctaagcaacttagtgagagcctgtctcaaaataaaataaaaagggctgggaaggtggctgAGCAGTCAagccccctaggttcaatccataaaaccacaaaagaaaaaaaaaaatatccaaaataaatataatttatatatatatatatatatatatatatatatatatatatatatatatatatatatatatgacacaatTTAACCAACTAATAAATCAATGGTGGAGGCCTGCTTATCTGATCAAAACCTTGTGTTTGTTCTTCAAGGTGTTTAAATTTGGGgtgatgccaggcatggtggcacatgcctgttatcacagagacaggagaggctgaggcaagaagatcacaagtcctggggaagcctcagcaacttaacgaggccctcagcaatttagcaagaccctgtcttaaaataaaaaataaaagctgagcatggtggcacacacctgtaatcccagcggctcaggaggctgaagcaggatgatcgtgggttcaaag
This sequence is a window from Marmota flaviventris isolate mMarFla1 chromosome 10, mMarFla1.hap1, whole genome shotgun sequence. Protein-coding genes within it:
- the LOC139707383 gene encoding PRAME family member 12-like, with amino-acid sequence MEMVKKMVLSCPLPCLPVEYLLKTRDVKALKTLLNGLDLLISQNIYPRKWKLKAIDFREVNQDSHNEWSRAPLGTCSQEAMSPKEREKCSQRAAKPHLKIFIDFDLDKVFQRFLGSLREWVEKRNGVVRIYCEKLQIGGFYFKLSKFLRTLPLYYVQELEVNAQHWTREIMEHFCFCLIKMRNIRVLHLSDLSPQVFTSRSVNRWFSHRFSLQLRKVKKLRELYVTNVFFLYGALHKILLSQTPLKTLSLRGCPLKEKDLKHLSMCPSTDQLKYLDLSSFSMKDMSPEPLRVLLEKVAPTLETLVLEFCEITESQLNAISPALGHCSQLKTFSFCGNQIPLTALKNLLSHTGSLPLEQAKYPAPLESFDEILWGFWTEINHMKFDQVRKELMQLVKDIRPVHDIQIYSYDCVLHLKHTDFIAGNPVAIRKAGDY